From a single Streptomyces liliifuscus genomic region:
- a CDS encoding P-II family nitrogen regulator gives MKLITAIVKPHRLDEVKTALQDIGVHGLTVTEASGYGRQRGHTEVYRGAEYQVDLVPKIRIEVVVEDADADAVIEGIVKAAKTGKIGDGKVWAVPVETVVRVRTGERGPDAL, from the coding sequence ATGAAGCTCATCACCGCGATCGTCAAGCCGCACCGGCTCGACGAGGTCAAGACCGCCCTCCAGGACATCGGCGTGCACGGGCTGACCGTCACGGAGGCCAGCGGGTACGGGCGCCAGCGCGGCCACACGGAGGTGTACCGCGGGGCCGAGTACCAGGTCGACCTGGTCCCCAAGATCCGTATCGAGGTCGTCGTCGAGGACGCGGACGCCGACGCCGTCATCGAAGGGATCGTGAAGGCGGCGAAGACGGGGAAGATCGGCGACGGAAAGGTATGGGCCGTGCCGGTGGAGACGGTGGTGCGGGTACGGACGGGCGAGCGCGGCCCCGACGCCCTCTGA
- the era gene encoding GTPase Era, which produces MGLMSVRTQSSEPSEAIHRAGFACFVGRPNAGKSTLTNALVGQKVAITANQPQTTRHTVRGIVHRPDAQLILVDTPGLHKPRTLLGQRLNDVVRTTWAEVDVIGFCLPANEKLGPGDRFIAKELASIKKTPKIAIVTKTDLVDSKTLAEQLIAIDQLGKELGFEWAEIVPVSAVGDKQVDLLADLLVPLLPEGPALYPEGDLTDEPEQVMVAELIREAALEGVRDELPHSIAVVVEEMLPREDRPADKPLLDIHAFVYIERPSQKGIIIGPKGKRLKEVGIKSRKQIEALLGTPVFLDLHVKVAKDWQRDPRQLRKLGF; this is translated from the coding sequence ATGGGGCTCATGAGCGTTCGTACCCAGTCCTCCGAGCCGTCCGAGGCGATCCATCGCGCCGGCTTCGCCTGCTTCGTGGGCCGCCCCAACGCGGGCAAGTCCACCCTGACGAACGCTCTGGTCGGCCAGAAGGTGGCGATCACGGCGAACCAGCCGCAGACGACGCGGCACACCGTGCGCGGCATCGTGCACCGGCCCGACGCCCAGCTGATCCTCGTGGACACGCCTGGGCTGCACAAACCGCGCACGCTGCTCGGCCAGCGGCTGAACGACGTCGTACGGACGACGTGGGCCGAGGTCGACGTGATCGGGTTCTGTCTGCCGGCCAACGAGAAGCTCGGTCCCGGTGACCGTTTCATCGCGAAGGAACTGGCGTCGATCAAGAAGACGCCGAAGATCGCGATCGTGACGAAGACCGACCTCGTGGACAGCAAGACGCTCGCCGAGCAGCTCATCGCCATCGACCAGCTCGGCAAGGAGCTCGGCTTCGAGTGGGCCGAGATCGTGCCGGTGTCCGCGGTCGGGGACAAGCAGGTGGATCTGCTCGCGGATCTGCTGGTGCCCCTGCTTCCGGAGGGGCCCGCGCTCTATCCCGAGGGTGACCTCACGGACGAGCCCGAGCAGGTGATGGTGGCCGAGCTGATCCGTGAGGCCGCGTTGGAGGGGGTGCGGGACGAGTTGCCGCACTCCATCGCCGTTGTCGTCGAGGAGATGCTTCCCCGCGAGGATCGGCCTGCCGACAAGCCTCTTCTCGACATCCACGCGTTTGTCTATATCGAGCGGCCCAGTCAGAAGGGGATCATTATTGGGCCCAAGGGCAAGCGGTTGAAGGAGGTTGGGATCAAGTCGCGCAAGCAGATTGAGGCGTTGCTGGGTACGCCGGTCTTTCTCGACCTCCATGTGAAGGTTGCCAAGGACTGGCAGCGGGATCCGCGCCAGCTGCGCAAGCTTGGTTTTTAA
- a CDS encoding GH1 family beta-glucosidase, with product MANTATNPIPQFPAGFLWGVSTSAHQIEGAADKRAPSVWDAFTAEPGHIKDNSTAAVACDHYHRYPEDVALLRDLGVDAYRFSISWPRVNSPGGLDFYDRLVDELTAAGVRAVPTLFHWDLPVSVEEAGGWLNRDTAERFAEYAALVADRLGDRISKWITLNEPAEHTLLGHALGAHAPGKQLLFDALPVAHHQLLGHGLAVRALRAAGVTDIGIANSHGPTWPASQEPEDLEAAAFYDLLLNRLFADPVLTGQYPEGLGELMPGDVEADLKVIAEPIDWYGINYYAPTRVGAPQGSEIEFGGLTMPAELPFSVREIDGYPVTDFGWPVVPHALTELLVDFHKRYGDRLPPIVITENGCSYEGLDDQDRITYLDGHLRALHRALEQGVDVRGYFVWSLLDNFEWAEGYARRFGLVHVDFKTLTRTPKASYAWLRAAIQSQR from the coding sequence ATGGCGAACACGGCGACCAACCCGATCCCCCAGTTCCCGGCCGGCTTCCTCTGGGGCGTGTCCACCTCGGCCCACCAGATCGAGGGCGCGGCGGACAAGCGCGCCCCCTCGGTCTGGGACGCCTTCACGGCCGAACCGGGGCACATCAAGGACAACTCCACCGCGGCGGTGGCCTGCGACCACTACCACCGCTACCCGGAGGACGTCGCGCTCCTGCGCGACCTCGGCGTGGACGCGTACCGCTTCTCGATCTCCTGGCCGCGGGTGAACTCCCCCGGCGGCCTGGACTTCTACGACCGCCTGGTGGACGAACTGACCGCGGCGGGCGTACGCGCCGTCCCGACCCTCTTCCACTGGGATCTGCCGGTGTCGGTCGAGGAGGCGGGCGGCTGGCTGAACCGGGACACGGCCGAGCGCTTCGCCGAGTACGCCGCCCTGGTGGCCGACCGGCTAGGCGACCGGATCAGCAAGTGGATCACCCTCAACGAGCCTGCCGAACACACCCTGTTGGGCCATGCCCTGGGTGCCCACGCGCCGGGCAAGCAGCTCCTCTTCGACGCACTGCCGGTCGCCCACCACCAGCTGTTGGGCCACGGCCTGGCCGTACGGGCCCTGCGCGCGGCCGGAGTCACGGACATCGGCATCGCCAACTCGCACGGACCGACCTGGCCCGCGTCCCAGGAACCGGAGGACCTGGAGGCGGCGGCCTTCTACGACCTCCTCCTCAACCGGCTGTTCGCGGACCCGGTGCTGACGGGCCAATACCCGGAGGGCCTCGGCGAGTTGATGCCCGGGGACGTCGAGGCCGACCTGAAGGTCATCGCGGAGCCGATCGACTGGTACGGGATCAACTACTACGCCCCGACGAGGGTGGGCGCGCCCCAGGGTTCGGAGATCGAGTTCGGCGGACTGACGATGCCCGCGGAACTCCCCTTCTCCGTAAGGGAGATCGACGGCTACCCGGTCACGGACTTCGGCTGGCCGGTGGTCCCTCATGCGCTCACGGAACTGCTGGTGGACTTCCACAAGCGGTACGGCGACCGGCTCCCGCCCATCGTCATCACGGAGAACGGCTGCTCGTACGAGGGCCTCGACGACCAGGACCGGATCACCTACCTGGACGGTCATCTGCGGGCGCTGCACCGGGCGTTGGAGCAGGGTGTGGACGTCCGCGGCTACTTCGTCTGGTCACTCCTCGACAACTTCGAATGGGCCGAGGGCTACGCCCGCCGCTTCGGCCTGGTCCACGTGGACTTCAAAACCCTGACCCGCACGCCGAAGGCGTCGTACGCCTGGCTAAGGGCCGCGATCCAATCCCAGCGATGA
- a CDS encoding protealysin inhibitor emfourin translates to MRIQVRRTGGFAGIERYAEVETSGRVDAQEWHALAEQAITSGRGTPPIGVPDGFSYQITVNGRTVYCADPRLTEEQRKLISRVLKEGA, encoded by the coding sequence ATGCGTATTCAGGTGAGGCGCACGGGCGGATTCGCGGGTATCGAGCGGTACGCCGAGGTGGAGACCTCGGGCCGCGTCGACGCCCAGGAGTGGCACGCCCTGGCCGAACAGGCGATCACATCCGGCCGGGGCACGCCTCCCATAGGCGTTCCGGACGGCTTCAGCTACCAGATCACCGTCAACGGCAGGACGGTGTACTGCGCGGACCCCCGCCTGACAGAGGAACAACGAAAACTGATCTCAAGAGTCCTCAAGGAGGGCGCGTAA
- a CDS encoding M4 family metallopeptidase, which translates to MTTNGGFEPVFCTIVPPHVLDTLAQAEDPALAGKARRTLERDAFERTHRRLTTVIGAPTLAPPKGAAEDRPNRTIHDAKHKQDLPGKKVRGEGDKPGKDATVNRAYAGLGATFELFQKAYERNSINAEGLPLNATVHFGEDYNNAFWNGEQMVFGDGDGEIFLDFTIPVDVIGHELAHGVTQYTANLTYFGQPGALNEHFSDVFGALIKQYTLGQTAAEADWLIGAGLLAPRVTGTALRSMKAPGTAYDDDVLGKDPQPATMDDYVQTGRDNGGVHINSGIPNHAFYLAATALGGHAWERAGRIWYDVLTGGELGSKANFTDFATLTVAKARASFGEGDELQAVTKAWEQVGVRTL; encoded by the coding sequence ATGACGACAAACGGGGGCTTTGAGCCCGTCTTCTGCACGATCGTCCCACCGCACGTCCTCGACACCCTGGCCCAGGCCGAGGACCCCGCCCTCGCCGGCAAGGCACGCCGCACCCTGGAGCGCGACGCCTTCGAGCGCACCCACCGCCGCCTGACCACGGTCATCGGCGCGCCCACCCTGGCCCCGCCGAAGGGCGCCGCCGAGGACAGGCCGAACCGCACGATCCACGACGCGAAGCACAAGCAGGACCTGCCCGGAAAGAAGGTCCGCGGCGAGGGCGACAAGCCGGGCAAGGACGCCACGGTCAACCGTGCGTACGCCGGCCTGGGCGCGACCTTCGAGCTGTTCCAGAAGGCGTACGAACGGAACTCGATCAACGCCGAGGGGCTGCCGCTCAACGCGACCGTGCACTTCGGCGAGGACTACAACAACGCCTTCTGGAACGGCGAGCAGATGGTCTTCGGCGACGGTGACGGCGAGATCTTCCTCGACTTCACCATCCCGGTCGACGTCATCGGCCACGAGCTGGCCCACGGCGTCACGCAGTACACGGCGAACCTCACGTACTTCGGCCAGCCGGGTGCCCTGAACGAGCACTTCTCGGACGTCTTCGGCGCGCTCATCAAGCAGTACACGCTCGGCCAGACCGCCGCCGAGGCCGACTGGCTGATCGGCGCGGGCCTGCTGGCCCCGCGCGTCACGGGCACGGCCCTGCGCTCGATGAAGGCCCCGGGCACGGCGTACGACGACGACGTGCTCGGCAAGGACCCGCAGCCCGCCACGATGGACGACTACGTGCAGACGGGCCGTGACAACGGCGGTGTCCACATCAACTCGGGCATCCCCAACCACGCCTTCTACCTCGCGGCGACCGCGCTCGGCGGGCACGCGTGGGAGCGCGCGGGACGGATCTGGTACGACGTGCTGACCGGCGGCGAACTGGGCTCGAAGGCCAACTTCACGGACTTCGCGACGCTGACCGTGGCCAAGGCCCGCGCTTCGTTCGGCGAGGGCGACGAACTGCAGGCGGTGACGAAGGCGTGGGAGCAGGTCGGGGTACGAACCCTGTGA
- the leuA gene encoding 2-isopropylmalate synthase — MANRQQPTSMPIHKYRPYDQVDIADRTWPGNRITVAPRWLSTDLRDGNQALIDPMSPARKREMFDLLVKMGYKEIEVGFPASGETDFAFVRSIVEEPGAIPDDVTISVLTQAREDLIERTVESLKGAKRATVHLYNATAPVFRRVVFRGSKDDIKQIAVDGTRLVVEYAEKLLGPETTFGYQYSPEIFTDTELDFALEVCEAVMDVWQPGPGREIILNLPATVERSTPSTHADRFEWMSRNLSRREYVCLSVHPHNDRGTAVAAAELALMAGADRIEGCLFGQGERTGNVDLVTLGMNLFSQGVDPQIDFSDIDEVRRTAEYCNQMEVHPRHPYVGDLVYTSFSGSHQDAIKKGFDAMEADAAAKGVTVDDIEWAVPYLPIDPKDVGRSYEAVIRVNSQSGKGGIAYVLKNDHKLDLPRRMQIEFSKIIQAKTDAEGGEVTGKDIWAVFQDEYLPNAQNPWGRIQVSNGQSTTDRDGVDTLTVEAEVDGTETVLVGTGNGPISAFFHALQGIGIDARLLDYQEHTMSEGASAQAASYIEVAIGDKVLWGIGIDANTTRASLKAVVSAVNRATR, encoded by the coding sequence ATGGCGAACCGCCAGCAGCCCACCTCCATGCCGATCCACAAGTACCGCCCGTACGACCAGGTCGACATCGCCGACCGTACGTGGCCGGGCAACCGGATCACCGTCGCCCCCCGCTGGCTCTCCACCGACCTGCGTGACGGCAATCAAGCCCTGATCGACCCCATGTCGCCCGCGCGAAAGCGCGAGATGTTCGACCTGCTGGTGAAGATGGGCTACAAGGAGATCGAGGTCGGTTTCCCCGCCTCCGGCGAGACCGATTTCGCGTTCGTGCGCTCGATCGTCGAGGAGCCGGGCGCGATTCCGGACGACGTCACGATCTCCGTACTGACCCAGGCCCGCGAGGACCTCATCGAGCGGACCGTCGAGTCGCTGAAGGGCGCCAAGCGCGCCACCGTCCACCTCTACAACGCCACCGCCCCGGTCTTCCGCCGGGTCGTCTTCCGCGGTTCCAAGGACGACATCAAGCAGATCGCCGTCGACGGCACCCGGCTGGTCGTGGAGTACGCGGAGAAGCTGCTGGGCCCCGAGACGACCTTCGGCTACCAGTACTCGCCGGAGATCTTCACGGACACCGAGCTGGACTTCGCGCTGGAGGTCTGTGAGGCGGTCATGGACGTCTGGCAGCCGGGTCCGGGCCGCGAGATCATCCTCAACCTGCCTGCCACGGTGGAGCGTTCGACGCCGTCGACACACGCGGACCGCTTCGAGTGGATGTCGCGGAACCTGTCCCGTCGTGAGTACGTCTGTCTGTCCGTTCACCCGCACAACGACCGGGGTACGGCTGTCGCGGCGGCCGAGCTGGCGCTGATGGCCGGGGCGGACCGTATCGAGGGCTGTCTGTTCGGGCAGGGCGAGCGGACGGGCAATGTCGATCTGGTGACGCTGGGGATGAACCTGTTCTCGCAGGGTGTGGATCCGCAGATCGACTTCTCGGACATCGACGAGGTGCGGCGGACGGCGGAGTACTGCAACCAGATGGAGGTCCACCCGCGCCACCCGTACGTGGGGGATCTGGTCTACACGTCCTTCTCGGGCTCCCATCAGGACGCCATCAAGAAGGGGTTCGACGCCATGGAGGCCGACGCGGCCGCGAAGGGCGTCACCGTGGACGACATCGAGTGGGCGGTTCCGTATCTGCCGATCGACCCGAAGGACGTCGGGCGGTCGTACGAGGCGGTCATCCGGGTCAACTCGCAGTCCGGCAAGGGCGGTATCGCGTACGTCCTGAAGAACGACCACAAGCTGGACCTGCCGCGGCGGATGCAGATCGAGTTCTCGAAGATCATTCAGGCGAAGACCGACGCCGAGGGCGGCGAGGTCACCGGCAAGGACATCTGGGCGGTCTTCCAGGACGAGTACCTGCCGAACGCCCAGAACCCCTGGGGCCGTATCCAGGTCAGCAACGGCCAGTCCACGACCGACCGTGACGGTGTCGACACGCTCACCGTCGAGGCCGAGGTGGACGGCACCGAGACCGTTCTGGTCGGTACCGGAAACGGCCCGATCTCGGCGTTCTTCCACGCCCTGCAGGGCATTGGGATCGACGCCCGGCTGCTCGACTACCAGGAGCACACGATGAGCGAGGGCGCGTCCGCGCAGGCCGCCTCGTACATCGAGGTCGCGATCGGCGACAAGGTGCTGTGGGGAATCGGCATCGACGCGAATACGACACGCGCCTCGCTGAAGGCCGTGGTCTCCGCGGTCAACCGCGCGACCCGATAA
- a CDS encoding tellurite resistance TerB family protein: protein MLPGRGRNGRFVRAGSMGVSRILGTRTAWTTVGDGEFFCPGCGGDRNYQRLTGRRRFTCLGVPVLPRGETGPVVECAACGQHYSADVLDHPTTTRFSAMLRDAVHTVALAVLAAGGTCSRTSLETAASAVRSAGFDDCTEEQLAALVEALAADTGRIFGEPCGPGLAIELHEALDPLAPHLAPGGREAILLQGARIALADGPYTPAERETLATVGAALTICADDVTRLLTAARTPS, encoded by the coding sequence GTGCTGCCAGGACGGGGACGAAACGGCCGGTTTGTCCGCGCCGGCTCCATGGGCGTTTCGCGCATCCTCGGAACCCGTACGGCGTGGACCACCGTCGGCGACGGCGAGTTCTTCTGCCCCGGCTGCGGAGGCGACCGCAACTACCAGCGCCTCACCGGCCGCCGCCGCTTCACCTGCCTCGGCGTCCCGGTCCTCCCGCGCGGTGAGACGGGTCCCGTCGTCGAGTGCGCGGCCTGCGGCCAGCACTACAGCGCGGACGTCCTCGACCACCCCACCACGACCCGCTTCTCGGCGATGCTCCGCGACGCCGTCCACACCGTCGCCCTCGCCGTCCTGGCCGCCGGCGGCACCTGCTCCCGTACGTCCCTGGAGACCGCCGCGAGCGCCGTCCGCTCGGCCGGTTTCGACGACTGCACCGAGGAGCAGCTCGCGGCCCTCGTCGAGGCGCTCGCGGCCGACACCGGCCGGATCTTCGGGGAGCCCTGTGGGCCCGGTCTGGCCATAGAGCTCCATGAGGCGCTGGATCCGCTGGCTCCCCACCTGGCTCCCGGTGGGCGCGAGGCCATCCTTCTCCAGGGTGCTCGTATCGCTCTTGCGGACGGGCCTTACACGCCTGCCGAGCGCGAGACTCTCGCGACGGTGGGCGCTGCGCTGACGATCTGTGCGGATGATGTGACTCGGTTGCTCACGGCGGCGCGGACGCCGTCGTGA
- a CDS encoding MMPL family transporter, translating into MGAGQTTTTRTGRRRAVPWAVLGLWIAVIALVGPFAAKLADVQHDRVTDYLPASADSTQVAKIQEELPGGETTEMVLVYHRDGGLSAADRETAAGQVAEISRQHELIGGAPKGIPSKDGTTLMYPVASNEPGTNEELRDELVNDVREVAQGEGGLSVEVGGTGALATDAAEVYNSLGGPLLYTTVAVVAILLILIYRSPVLWLVPLVVAGIADFMSMGVAYGLNQAFGTTVSGQSSGVMTILVFGAGTDYALLLVSRYREELRRIERPYEAMVAALRGCGPAVLASSGTVAAGLLCLLAADLNSSRGMGPLGTVGVLCALIAMLTLLPAILVLVGRRVFWPLVPAFGSTPKQRRSLFSAMGSSAGRRPLTVLASGAVLLGALALGSLNLPGPVKQEDSFVDKPEAVVAMETLAKSYPESGSQPIDVVTPQGRADETLAAVRGTPGVDSAEKGRTGDGWTEISVFAKSAPQSAGETATIKSLRDELKGSYVGGASAQQIDLEDTNARDTKIVVPLVLVSVMLILIGLLRSLVAPLLLVVAVVAVWGASLGIGGLVFGPLLGFEGTDPGLGLLSFVFLVALGVDYGIFLMHRMREESLAGAEPATAALTALRTTGGVIASAGLVLAATFAVLTNMGLVQLVQLGFVIAVGVLLDTFLVRTYLVTSASVALGRKVWWPGVLSREPEQAERTGPAGPTEPPRQPETVGAP; encoded by the coding sequence ATGGGGGCCGGACAGACAACCACGACGAGGACGGGACGCAGGCGAGCCGTTCCATGGGCGGTGCTCGGGCTGTGGATTGCCGTGATCGCGCTCGTCGGACCGTTCGCGGCGAAGCTCGCCGACGTGCAGCACGACCGGGTCACCGACTACCTGCCGGCGAGCGCCGACTCGACGCAAGTGGCGAAGATCCAGGAGGAGTTGCCCGGGGGCGAGACCACCGAGATGGTGCTCGTCTACCACCGGGACGGCGGGCTCAGCGCCGCCGACCGTGAGACCGCCGCCGGGCAGGTCGCGGAGATCAGCAGGCAGCACGAGCTGATCGGCGGTGCTCCGAAGGGGATTCCGTCCAAGGACGGCACGACCCTGATGTACCCGGTCGCCAGCAACGAGCCCGGGACCAACGAGGAGCTGCGGGACGAACTCGTCAACGACGTCCGCGAAGTCGCCCAGGGCGAAGGCGGGTTGAGCGTCGAGGTGGGCGGCACCGGCGCGCTGGCCACCGACGCCGCCGAGGTCTACAACTCGCTCGGCGGACCGCTGCTCTACACCACCGTCGCCGTCGTCGCGATCCTGCTGATCCTGATCTACCGCAGCCCCGTGCTGTGGCTCGTGCCCCTCGTCGTCGCCGGGATCGCCGACTTCATGTCGATGGGTGTCGCCTACGGCCTCAACCAGGCCTTCGGCACGACCGTCTCGGGCCAGAGCTCGGGCGTGATGACGATCCTTGTGTTCGGGGCGGGCACGGACTACGCGCTGCTGCTCGTCTCGCGCTACCGGGAGGAACTGCGGCGCATCGAGCGCCCGTACGAGGCCATGGTCGCCGCCCTGCGCGGCTGCGGGCCCGCCGTGCTCGCCTCCTCCGGCACCGTCGCCGCCGGACTGCTGTGCCTGCTCGCCGCCGACCTCAACAGCAGCCGCGGCATGGGCCCGCTCGGCACCGTCGGAGTGCTGTGCGCGCTGATCGCGATGCTGACCCTGCTCCCCGCCATCCTCGTACTGGTCGGACGGCGCGTTTTCTGGCCGCTCGTGCCGGCCTTCGGGAGCACGCCCAAGCAGCGGCGGAGCCTGTTCTCGGCGATGGGCAGCTCGGCCGGACGCAGGCCGCTGACCGTGCTCGCCAGCGGTGCCGTACTGCTCGGCGCCCTCGCTCTGGGCTCGCTCAACCTGCCGGGACCGGTCAAGCAGGAGGACTCCTTCGTCGACAAGCCCGAGGCCGTCGTCGCGATGGAGACCCTCGCCAAGTCCTATCCCGAGAGCGGCAGCCAGCCCATCGACGTGGTCACCCCGCAGGGCCGCGCCGACGAGACCCTCGCGGCCGTCCGCGGCACGCCCGGAGTCGACAGCGCGGAGAAGGGGCGTACGGGAGACGGCTGGACCGAGATCTCCGTCTTCGCCAAGAGCGCGCCCCAGTCGGCGGGGGAGACCGCCACCATCAAGTCCCTGCGGGACGAACTGAAGGGCTCCTATGTCGGCGGGGCCAGCGCCCAGCAGATCGACCTGGAGGACACCAACGCCCGGGACACGAAGATCGTCGTACCACTCGTCCTCGTCTCCGTGATGCTCATACTGATCGGGCTGCTGCGGAGTCTGGTCGCACCGCTGCTCCTGGTGGTCGCGGTCGTCGCGGTGTGGGGTGCCTCCCTCGGGATCGGCGGACTGGTCTTCGGACCGCTGCTCGGCTTCGAGGGCACCGATCCGGGGCTCGGCCTGCTGTCCTTCGTGTTCCTGGTCGCCCTGGGCGTCGACTACGGCATCTTCCTCATGCACCGGATGAGGGAGGAGTCCCTGGCGGGAGCGGAACCGGCCACCGCCGCGCTCACCGCGCTGCGCACCACCGGCGGCGTCATCGCCTCCGCCGGACTCGTCCTCGCCGCGACCTTCGCCGTGCTGACGAACATGGGCCTGGTGCAGCTGGTCCAGCTCGGCTTCGTGATCGCCGTCGGCGTCCTGCTCGACACCTTCCTCGTACGGACGTACCTGGTGACCAGCGCCAGCGTCGCCCTGGGCCGGAAGGTGTGGTGGCCGGGCGTGCTCTCACGGGAGCCCGAGCAGGCCGAACGGACCGGACCGGCCGGACCGACCGAGCCGCCACGGCAGCCGGAAACGGTCGGTGCGCCCTGA
- a CDS encoding sensor histidine kinase produces the protein MEERGTTTGARDRSAAETAAGGGGRSRRVERIMSAINREPMTAPHRTRNDAFLALGVAVLAVAIALMGGEGTWPDPIGWTLLLAGHVPLVWRRHRPLVALLGVAACVVPYHALDNNHALPIPATLLALYTVAATGTVRRTLLTGVAVLGPTVIINGLTNPKGALEFLRISGWIIAVLFIGIDVRYYRRYVASIVERAERAERTREEEARRRVAEERLRIARDLHDLLAHSITLIGVQTSVAAHVLTADPERLDRKAVAQALDDIAGTCRTARGELRTTLEVLRAHDTVVGVGGELGAAVGSGSGSGSVSGTEDMRGPLPGIDGLAGLAETGRVAGAKVELSVRADGIPPSVGAAAYRIVQEALTNAVRHGGREDLTVRVGLWTADGALRVSVTDDGTGGATDAGGGAGPSDGTPGFGLVGMRERARSVGGTLDAGPGPAKGFEVTATLPLSREGEAR, from the coding sequence GTGGAAGAACGGGGAACGACCACAGGGGCACGCGACCGGTCGGCGGCGGAGACGGCGGCCGGCGGAGGCGGGCGGTCCCGTCGCGTCGAGCGCATCATGTCCGCCATCAACCGCGAACCGATGACCGCGCCGCACCGCACCCGCAACGACGCGTTCCTCGCGCTGGGCGTCGCCGTGCTCGCCGTCGCCATAGCCCTGATGGGCGGCGAGGGGACCTGGCCCGACCCGATCGGCTGGACGCTGCTGCTCGCCGGGCACGTGCCCCTCGTCTGGCGGCGCCACCGTCCGCTGGTGGCCCTGCTGGGGGTGGCGGCCTGCGTGGTGCCGTACCACGCCCTCGACAACAACCACGCCCTGCCCATCCCCGCGACCCTCCTGGCGCTCTACACGGTCGCGGCGACCGGCACCGTACGCCGCACGCTGCTCACCGGTGTCGCCGTCCTCGGCCCGACAGTGATCATCAACGGCCTCACCAACCCGAAGGGGGCGCTGGAGTTCCTGCGGATCTCCGGCTGGATCATCGCGGTCCTGTTCATCGGGATCGACGTCCGCTACTACCGCCGGTACGTGGCCTCCATCGTCGAGCGGGCCGAGCGCGCCGAACGCACCCGCGAGGAGGAGGCCAGGCGCCGCGTCGCCGAGGAACGGCTGCGGATCGCCCGGGACCTGCACGACCTGCTCGCCCACAGCATCACGCTCATCGGCGTGCAGACGTCCGTGGCGGCCCACGTCCTCACCGCCGACCCCGAGCGCCTCGACCGCAAGGCCGTCGCCCAGGCACTGGACGACATCGCGGGGACCTGCCGGACCGCCCGGGGGGAGCTGCGTACGACGCTGGAGGTGCTGCGGGCGCACGACACGGTCGTGGGAGTGGGCGGAGAGCTGGGGGCGGCCGTCGGTTCCGGTTCCGGTTCCGGATCCGTTTCCGGGACCGAGGACATGCGGGGGCCGCTGCCCGGGATCGACGGACTGGCCGGTCTCGCGGAGACCGGCCGGGTGGCCGGGGCCAAGGTCGAACTGTCCGTCCGCGCGGACGGCATACCGCCCTCCGTGGGCGCCGCCGCGTACCGGATCGTGCAGGAGGCGCTCACCAACGCCGTACGTCACGGCGGCCGCGAGGACCTCACCGTGCGGGTGGGTCTGTGGACCGCGGACGGCGCGCTGCGGGTGAGCGTCACGGACGACGGGACGGGCGGGGCCACGGACGCGGGCGGCGGTGCGGGCCCGTCCGACGGCACGCCGGGGTTCGGGCTCGTCGGAATGCGGGAGCGGGCCCGTAGCGTGGGCGGCACACTGGACGCCGGACCGGGGCCCGCCAAGGGCTTCGAGGTGACCGCCACACTGCCGCTGTCCCGGGAGGGCGAGGCTCGATGA
- a CDS encoding response regulator — MTIRVLLADDQNLVRASFAMLVSSAGDMEVVAEAGTGREAVALARSARADLIVMDIRMPDLDGIEATRLIAADEDLAGVKVLVLTTYDTDEHIVEALRAGASGFLVKDIKPAELLDAIRTVAAGESLLSPGPTSRLIARFLRAPDTATTSAVGGPSGLSERERQVLALVARGLNNSEIADALGLSPLTAKTHVSRIMGKLGARDRAQLVIVAYESGLVIPGTV; from the coding sequence ATGACGATCCGCGTACTGCTTGCCGACGACCAGAACCTCGTACGGGCCTCCTTCGCGATGCTCGTCTCGTCGGCCGGGGACATGGAGGTCGTCGCCGAGGCGGGGACCGGGCGGGAGGCGGTGGCGCTGGCCCGGTCTGCGCGGGCCGATCTGATCGTGATGGACATCCGCATGCCCGACCTGGACGGGATCGAGGCGACCCGGCTCATCGCCGCCGACGAGGATCTCGCGGGGGTGAAGGTGCTCGTCCTGACGACGTACGACACCGACGAGCACATCGTCGAGGCACTGCGGGCCGGGGCGTCCGGCTTCCTCGTGAAGGACATCAAGCCGGCCGAACTCCTCGACGCCATCCGGACGGTGGCCGCGGGGGAGTCCCTCCTCTCGCCCGGTCCCACCTCGCGGCTCATCGCCCGCTTTCTGCGCGCGCCGGACACCGCGACGACGTCCGCGGTGGGCGGGCCGAGCGGGCTGTCCGAGCGGGAACGACAGGTGCTCGCGCTGGTCGCGCGCGGTCTCAACAACTCTGAGATCGCCGACGCGTTGGGACTCAGTCCGCTGACCGCGAAGACCCATGTCAGCCGGATCATGGGCAAGTTGGGGGCGCGGGACCGGGCGCAGCTGGTGATCGTGGCGTACGAGTCGGGGCTTGTGATACCCGGGACTGTCTGA